The genomic window AGCTGCCATACTGTAGTGGGACCAGCTTTGTATTCCCCACGTACATACCACTCTGGAGGGGCACATGCAAGGGTACCTGGaatacacagagagacagaatgaagAGGAGCTTTGTTCagacaagaaaataattatacCAGAAACTGGCCAATGAGTGAATAGCAAAAGCAAAAGCCAGATATCATACCAGAGAAAGTATGGTGGGGTCTCTCCTGAACAAAACTGCCACATCCAAAGTTCACCAAGCGGACACACGGGACACTGGAGCCAATTTCAACCAAGATGTTGTCTGATTTTATGTCCCGGTGAAACACACCTTTATGGTGCATTTCATCAGTTGCATCCACCAACTGATTCAGGAAGGTCTGagatagaaacagagagaaatagatGAGATGGTAAGGGGGGGGCAGGATTCACAACTTCTAATTGtgaccctcacacacacagagagcgtCAGTACCTTAGCCTCTTGTTCCTCAATAATGCCTCCTTGGGAATCAAGGTACGTTGTGAGGACTTCAGAGGGAACTGGTCTTTCTGTGACTAAGATAAGATCCTGGTCCAGATAGTACCAGTCTAAGAGGGAGACAGCGGCAAACTTCCCGACTGACTCCGGTCCGCCTGCAGCTTTGTGCATGAGTGCCACTTCTACAGGGATCTTGTAGATCTGAGAGAcccaaacaagaaaaaaaaaaaagattggttGTTGACCTCATCCATGATGAAGAGCAATTCAACATTCCGATGATAGTGCTGCTGATGGGACAGAGATCAGTTTACTCACGTTCATTTCATATGGTACATTGCCACATGTGGCcctttaacatatttaataGCTAcctataaaacaaaaacacaagtactTTGATTTATACTCCGAGGACGTGGAGAATGATCcattgtgtttgtatgtgtgtgtatgggagaGGGAACGTGTATGTGATACTTACTGGTGTGTAATCAATTGATCGGAAACCAGCATACACAGGTCCACAGACATCTTCTCCGATCTGGCGGAACTGCATATACCTCTCCTCAAAATCAGctgcacaaagacacacagatatTGATTATACTATACATTAGCTTTGAGAAATGTATATTGCTCAGAAAcctgactccaaatgaattctCTTGGCAAGAGTGAATAGAcctcaaactattcctttaaaggagagcttcagattattttcaaatctgtcATAATACAtcacccacatgcacacactgaaaGGGTCACTGGTCACTGTAGTCTTTGTCTTTACTGGTCTGAAATGAGGGAATTTGGTACACAGGTCCACAGACATCttctaaaaagacaaaagaaacactgattttttatgtgaaactgctttatttagtgtttttacctgttttaatcactgggtcTGTTTATTTCGGAGaagaggagacctctgtggataattcagctcccggTAAATCCCTGCTGAACATCTGGATCTTTAGTTATcacagaaacaagctgagcaaacgttagcagcagctcagctaataGCCCTTACCAGACATCCCGTGCCCACTGAACAGCAtcaaagaaacactgattttttatgtgaaactgctttattttagtgtttttacctgttttaatcactgggtcTGTTTGTTTCGGAGaagaggagacctctgtggataattcagctcccggTAAATCCCTgctgaacgtctggatcttTAGTTGTcacagaaacaagctgagcaaaccTTGGGATAGCTGTGTTGCTGAGTCCCTGCTGAGTTGCATTTTGCCGCACAGTATGCCCATGGTGCTGTTTCTGAAACCATGCAGCAAACGGTATAGCAGTGCACCCAGCTGCCATACTGTAGTGGGACCAGCTTTGTATTCCCCACGTACATACCACTCTGGAGGGGCACATGCAAGGGTACCTGGaatacacagagagacagaatgaagAGGAGCTTTGTTCagacaagaaaataattatacCAGAAACTGGCCAATGAGTGAATAGCAAAAGCAAAAGCCAGATATCATACCAGAGAAAGTATGGTGGGGTCTCTCCTGAACAAAACTGCCACATCCAAAGTTCACCAGGCCGACACGCGGGACACTGGAGCCAATTTCAACCAGGATATTGTCTGATTTTATGTCCCGGTGAAACACACCTTTACGGTGCATTTCATCAGTTGCATCCACCAACTGATTCAGGAAGGTCTGAgatagaaacagagaggaacagATGAGATGGTaaggggggggggcaggatTCACAACTTCTAATTGTgaatctctcacacacacacacacacacacacacacacacagagcgtcAGTACCTTAGCCTCTTGTTCCTCAATAATGCCTCCTTGGGAATCAAGGTACGTTGTGAGGACTTCAGAGGGAACTGGTCTTTCTGTGACTAAGATCCTGGTCCAGATAGTACCAGTCTAAGAGGGAGACAGCGGCAAACTTCCCGACTTACTCCGGTCCGCCTGCAGCTTTGTGCATGAGGGCCACTTCTACAGGGATCTTGTAGATCTGAGAGAcccaaacaagaaaaaagaaaaaaagattggTTGTTGACCTCATCCATGATGAAGAGCAATTCAACATTCCGATGATAGTGCTGCTGATGGGACAGAGATCCATTTACTCACGTTCATTTCATATGGTACATTGCCACATGTGGCcctttaacatatttaataGCTACTtataagacaaaaacacaagtactttggtttatactCTGAGGATGTGGAGAATGATCcattgtgtttgtatgtgtgtgtataggagaGGGAACGTGTATGTGATACTTACTGGTACATAATCCATTAATCGGAAACCAGCATACACAGGTCCACAGACATCttctaaaaagacaaaagaaacactgattttttatgtgaaactgctttatttagtgtttttacctgtttaaaTCACTGGGTCTGTTTGTTTCGGAGaagaggagacctctgtggacaATTCAGCTCCCAGAAACtagctgagcaaacgttagcagcagctcagctaacagcccctacCAGACATCCTGTGCCAACTGAAAGGCAtcaaagaaacactgattttttacgtgaaactgctttatttagtgtttttacctgttttaatcactgggtcTGTTTGTTTCGGAGaagaggagacctctgtggataattcagctcccggTAAATCCCTgctgaacgtctggatcttaagttaccacagaaacaagctgagcaaacgttagcagcagctcaacTAACAGCCCCTACCAGACATACTGTACCTGGTGAACATTGTCAGAAAAgcactgatttttttcatgtgaaaactGCTTTACTcagtgttttttcctgttttaatcactggctctgtttgttctggagaggaggagacctatGCGGATAATTCACCacccagtaaaaacatccttaaCGATGAACACTTAAGTAATTCTAACCCAAAGAAGCTGGCTGTTTaataatgaagacaacaactctcAACCGAACGTCACCTGCAAGATGAGAATCTGTCTGCTGGTTTCTGattcttcttttcactctttgggaacattttgtCTGTGCTGGAGTCAGATAATACTACTTGAAGAGTTACAAAGGCTCCACTTCAACCTGATGACCTTGTACATAGAACCTGCCATACTGTAGTGGGACCAGCTTTATATTCCCCACGTACATACCACTCTGGAGGGGCACATGCAAGGGTAC from Thunnus maccoyii chromosome 19, fThuMac1.1, whole genome shotgun sequence includes these protein-coding regions:
- the LOC121885514 gene encoding serine/threonine-protein kinase pim-2-like isoform X1; this encodes MQFRQIGEDVCGPVYAGFRSIDYTPVSQIYKIPVEVALMHKAAGGPESVGKFAAVSLLDWYYLDQDLILVTERPVPSEVLTTYLDSQGGIIEEQEAKTFLNQLVDATDEMHHKGVFHRDIKSDNILVEIGSSVPCVRLVNFGCGSFVQERPHHTFSGTLACAPPEWYVRGEYKAGPTTVWQLGALLYRLLHGFRNSTMGILCGKMQLSRDSAT
- the LOC121885514 gene encoding serine/threonine-protein kinase pim-2-like isoform X2, with the protein product MNIYKIPVEVALMHKAAGGPESVGKFAAVSLLDWYYLDQDLILVTERPVPSEVLTTYLDSQGGIIEEQEAKTFLNQLVDATDEMHHKGVFHRDIKSDNILVEIGSSVPCVRLVNFGCGSFVQERPHHTFSGTLACAPPEWYVRGEYKAGPTTVWQLGALLYRLLHGFRNSTMGILCGKMQLSRDSAT